A window of the Acidimicrobiales bacterium genome harbors these coding sequences:
- a CDS encoding enoyl-CoA hydratase-related protein, producing the protein MSDPSAAVLVTLDRGVATLTLNQPERKNSLGAELVDELANALDDAIADSAVRVIVLTNAGNTFCAGADLKDAKPGVAGNSGRTFVEVFEIILGSPKPVIGRIDGHATGGGVGLAAVCDISVMRDDAKIGFTEVRLGVAPAVISVVCLPKMRRADASELFLTGERFTPQRAAEVGLINDAVPADALDERIEHYISMIVRGGPLALAAAKDLITRVPELDQAAAFEWTTKRSRELFESDEAQAGIAAFRDRADAPWVPSGW; encoded by the coding sequence ATGTCTGACCCATCTGCCGCCGTTCTCGTCACCCTCGACCGGGGGGTGGCCACGCTCACCCTCAACCAGCCCGAACGCAAGAACTCCCTCGGTGCCGAGTTGGTCGACGAACTCGCCAACGCGCTCGACGACGCCATCGCCGATTCCGCCGTCCGAGTGATCGTGTTGACCAACGCCGGCAACACGTTCTGCGCCGGCGCCGATCTGAAGGACGCGAAGCCGGGTGTCGCCGGCAATTCGGGGCGAACGTTCGTCGAGGTGTTCGAGATCATCCTCGGGTCGCCCAAGCCGGTGATCGGCCGAATCGACGGCCACGCCACGGGTGGCGGTGTCGGCCTGGCGGCCGTCTGCGACATCTCGGTGATGCGTGACGACGCCAAGATCGGCTTCACCGAGGTGCGATTGGGTGTGGCGCCTGCCGTCATCTCGGTCGTGTGTCTCCCGAAGATGCGCCGGGCCGATGCGAGCGAGCTGTTCCTCACCGGGGAGCGATTCACGCCGCAGCGGGCCGCGGAAGTCGGTCTGATCAACGATGCCGTTCCCGCCGACGCCCTCGATGAGCGGATCGAGCACTACATCTCGATGATCGTCCGTGGGGGCCCGCTGGCGCTCGCCGCGGCAAAGGACCTGATCACTCGGGTACCCGAGCTCGATCAGGCGGCAGCGTTCGAGTGGACCACCAAACGGTCACGTGAGCTGTTCGAATCCGACGAGGCGCAGGCCGGAATC
- a CDS encoding HIT family protein — protein MPSIFTKIIEGEIPGRILWADDHCFAMLDIRPLHPGHVLVIPRAEIDHWIDLEPAVAAHLMEVAQIIGRAQQSVITCERIGVMIAGFEVPHTHVHVVPLDSMANLDFRNADTRPLADELDAIAESLRVALRDAGHVDAVPA, from the coding sequence ATGCCGTCGATCTTCACGAAAATCATCGAGGGAGAGATCCCGGGCCGGATCCTCTGGGCCGACGATCACTGCTTCGCCATGCTCGACATCCGTCCCCTGCATCCCGGCCACGTCCTGGTGATCCCTCGGGCTGAGATCGACCACTGGATCGACCTCGAACCGGCCGTGGCCGCCCATCTGATGGAGGTTGCCCAAATCATCGGTCGGGCGCAGCAGTCGGTCATCACCTGCGAACGGATCGGCGTGATGATCGCCGGCTTCGAGGTGCCACACACCCACGTGCACGTGGTTCCGCTCGACTCGATGGCCAATCTCGACTTCCGCAACGCCGACACTCGACCTCTCGCCGACGAGCTCGACGCCATCGCGGAGTCGCTCCGAGTTGCCCTCCGCGACGCCGGCCATGTCGACGCGGTGCCGGCGTAA
- a CDS encoding alpha/beta hydrolase codes for MTLATTTRFEMNDEVWHALGVPVVSLPTSSSIQLAADHWSGDRTPVVLAHGGGQTRHSWGQTAAVLAGHGHEVLSIDLRGHGDSGWAGDGDYQLEAFADDALSVIEWLDRSVIWVGASLGGLTGLLASARPGVAMEAIVLVDITPQPAPTGVDRILSFMGSNAVDGFETLEDVADAIAAYQPHRPRRSDLSGLEKNLRRGDDGRWRWHWDPAFLTSRQSVKQDDQRYSPVESAARALEIPTLLIRGRQSDLVTETEARAFLEMVPHAGYVDVVDAAHMVAGDKNDIFTSAVVDFIEGV; via the coding sequence GTGACCCTAGCCACCACGACTCGGTTCGAGATGAACGACGAGGTGTGGCACGCTCTCGGCGTGCCTGTTGTCTCGCTCCCCACCTCGTCCTCGATCCAGCTCGCCGCCGATCACTGGTCCGGCGATCGCACCCCGGTCGTCCTCGCTCACGGCGGCGGGCAGACCCGTCACTCGTGGGGCCAGACGGCGGCGGTGCTCGCCGGCCACGGACACGAGGTCCTCTCGATCGATCTTCGCGGCCACGGCGACAGCGGCTGGGCCGGCGACGGCGACTACCAGCTCGAGGCGTTCGCCGACGACGCCCTCAGCGTGATCGAGTGGCTGGATCGTTCGGTGATCTGGGTCGGCGCATCGCTCGGTGGGCTCACCGGACTCCTCGCGTCCGCCCGACCCGGCGTGGCCATGGAAGCCATCGTGCTCGTCGACATCACGCCACAACCCGCACCGACCGGGGTCGACCGCATCCTGTCATTCATGGGGTCGAACGCGGTCGACGGCTTCGAGACGCTCGAGGACGTAGCTGATGCGATCGCCGCCTACCAACCCCATCGCCCTCGTCGCAGCGATCTGTCGGGGCTCGAGAAGAACCTGCGGCGGGGTGACGACGGACGATGGCGGTGGCACTGGGACCCCGCCTTCTTGACCTCACGTCAGAGCGTGAAGCAGGACGACCAGCGGTACTCCCCGGTCGAGTCCGCCGCTCGGGCGCTCGAGATCCCGACCCTGCTGATTCGGGGCCGACAGAGTGATCTCGTCACCGAGACCGAGGCCCGAGCGTTCCTCGAGATGGTGCCCCACGCCGGCTATGTCGATGTCGTCGACGCTGCCCACATGGTAGCCGGCGACAAGAACGACATCTTCACCAGCGCCGTGGTCGACTTCATCGAAGGCGTCTGA
- a CDS encoding YceH family protein produces the protein MDLTPVQIRVLGSLLEKAATTPDQYPLSTNALVTACNQKSSRDPVVQLTEREVTDAIFALRNDYQLARSSSAGGRTQKHRHIVDETWGLNEEQQAVLAVLALRGAQTPGELRTRTERYVGFPDVEAVETILLTLAEGDDPFVVDLGRQPGQSQNRWTHLLSGEPVVAEPTVGRAAAPRAAGTTSSSALVERIDQLEARLAALEAELGISPRQES, from the coding sequence ATGGACCTCACACCAGTTCAGATCCGAGTGCTCGGTTCACTGCTCGAGAAGGCGGCGACGACGCCAGACCAGTACCCGCTCAGCACCAACGCGTTGGTCACCGCCTGCAATCAGAAATCGAGTCGTGACCCGGTCGTGCAACTGACCGAGCGCGAGGTCACCGACGCCATTTTCGCGCTCCGCAACGACTATCAGCTCGCCCGCTCGTCGAGCGCCGGCGGGCGCACCCAGAAGCATCGCCACATCGTCGACGAGACCTGGGGTCTCAACGAGGAGCAGCAGGCGGTGCTCGCCGTGCTCGCCCTCCGTGGTGCCCAGACGCCGGGTGAGCTGAGGACTCGTACCGAGCGTTATGTGGGGTTCCCCGACGTCGAAGCCGTCGAGACGATCCTTCTGACGTTGGCCGAGGGCGACGACCCGTTCGTGGTCGACCTCGGTCGCCAGCCCGGCCAGAGTCAGAACCGCTGGACCCATCTCCTGTCCGGTGAACCCGTGGTTGCCGAACCCACCGTCGGTCGGGCGGCCGCACCACGGGCTGCCGGGACGACATCGTCCTCGGCTCTGGTCGAGCGCATCGATCAGCTCGAAGCCCGACTGGCGGCGCTCGAAGCCGAACTCGGCATCAGCCCGCGCCAGGAGTCATGA
- a CDS encoding thiamine diphosphokinase → MPAPPTTDDQQWHTVLVFGGGDPPTELDRSRLPATALVIAADHGADHALVCGRPVDLVVGDLDSVSTRALAAASDAGAAIERHPREKDESDLELALRRALDHCPRRIVVTAVSGGRADHELANLLVIAGAANRDVDVDVFSGSDRFHVVTGRRRLEVEPDQIVTLLPVHGPAIGVTTLGLHYPLSNETLDAGTTRGISNVAAASNVEVEVTEGTVLVVLPGERT, encoded by the coding sequence ATGCCGGCTCCGCCCACCACCGATGATCAGCAGTGGCACACGGTGCTGGTATTTGGCGGCGGTGACCCACCAACCGAGCTCGATCGATCTCGTCTTCCTGCCACTGCATTGGTGATCGCCGCCGACCACGGTGCCGATCATGCGCTGGTATGCGGCCGGCCAGTCGACCTGGTCGTCGGTGACCTGGACTCGGTGAGCACGCGAGCGCTGGCGGCCGCGTCCGACGCCGGCGCTGCGATCGAGCGTCACCCACGAGAAAAGGACGAATCCGACCTCGAGTTGGCCCTTCGACGGGCGCTCGACCACTGCCCCCGTCGCATCGTGGTGACCGCCGTGAGCGGTGGGCGGGCTGACCACGAGCTGGCCAACCTCCTCGTCATCGCTGGAGCGGCCAACCGCGACGTCGACGTCGACGTGTTCTCCGGTTCCGACCGGTTCCATGTGGTGACGGGTCGACGTCGCTTGGAGGTCGAACCCGACCAGATCGTCACGCTGCTGCCGGTCCACGGCCCGGCGATCGGGGTCACCACGCTCGGTCTGCACTACCCGCTCTCGAACGAGACACTCGATGCCGGCACCACCCGAGGCATCTCGAACGTGGCTGCCGCATCGAACGTCGAGGTCGAGGTGACCGAGGGAACCGTGCTGGTCGTGCTGCCAGGGGAGCGAACCTGA
- a CDS encoding LCP family protein, with protein MGRRPHRSAGQRTLLSVNIVAIAAALLLASGLYFGETRAERLVRVQLSGSLTEVERDESGDRVLNILLVGSDSSAGLDPDDPVAVGRVGEQNSDVMIIAHLDERDGTVALLSLPRDLWVEISATGRNAKLNSAFAIGGPAELIDTIELNFGIPINFYVDVDFAGFRGLVEAVGSVDVAFPQPARDWNAQHNRTQTGFQQLEAGCIALGPEEALAYVRSRHYQTMDADGVWHTDPGGDLGRIRRQQDFLKRLIRKAIDRGARNPFVLNDLIDSTLESVTVDQDLTPQLLVDLGRRYSTFEPEELQTYSYPGFISTEGALSIVRGMDTEAAPLLALFSGAPVDDPSTVLVRVKTDAATRDLALEATDGLIELGFDPSQPQTIEAPPGIEVRYGPDGLGAARVVVAAIVDNPGLVRLGLTESALTLVPTDSLTGREVIISFGAQPEVDPAESTTTTTTDEATDTTGTLVTEVTESEQTAVDLCR; from the coding sequence ATGGGCCGACGTCCGCATCGCTCGGCCGGGCAGCGAACGCTGCTGTCGGTCAACATCGTCGCCATCGCTGCGGCCCTTCTGCTGGCTTCGGGGCTCTACTTCGGCGAGACACGAGCCGAACGGCTCGTGCGCGTACAGCTCTCCGGGTCGCTCACCGAGGTCGAGCGCGACGAGAGCGGCGACCGAGTGTTGAACATCCTGCTCGTCGGGTCGGACAGCTCGGCCGGCCTCGACCCCGATGATCCGGTCGCCGTCGGTCGTGTCGGGGAGCAGAACTCCGATGTCATGATCATCGCTCATCTCGACGAGCGTGACGGCACCGTCGCGCTGCTGTCGCTACCGCGCGATCTCTGGGTCGAGATCTCCGCGACCGGCCGCAACGCGAAGCTGAACAGCGCGTTCGCGATCGGCGGTCCGGCCGAATTGATCGACACGATCGAACTGAACTTCGGGATTCCCATCAATTTCTATGTCGATGTCGACTTCGCCGGGTTCCGAGGTCTGGTCGAGGCCGTCGGCAGCGTCGACGTGGCCTTCCCGCAACCGGCACGTGATTGGAACGCTCAACACAACCGGACACAGACCGGGTTCCAGCAGCTCGAGGCCGGATGCATCGCACTCGGTCCCGAAGAGGCGCTGGCGTACGTGCGATCGCGCCACTACCAGACGATGGATGCCGACGGCGTGTGGCACACCGATCCCGGCGGCGACCTCGGACGGATCCGCCGGCAGCAAGACTTCCTCAAGCGGCTCATCCGCAAGGCGATCGACCGAGGCGCCCGCAATCCCTTCGTGCTCAACGATCTGATCGACTCGACGCTCGAGAGCGTGACCGTCGACCAGGACCTGACGCCGCAACTGCTCGTCGACCTCGGCCGCCGCTACTCGACCTTCGAACCGGAGGAACTCCAGACCTACAGCTATCCCGGCTTCATCTCGACCGAGGGAGCGCTCAGCATCGTGCGTGGGATGGACACCGAGGCCGCACCGCTCCTCGCGCTGTTCTCCGGTGCCCCAGTCGACGACCCGAGCACCGTGCTGGTGAGGGTGAAGACCGACGCGGCGACCCGCGACCTGGCGCTCGAGGCGACCGACGGTCTGATCGAGCTCGGTTTCGATCCGTCCCAGCCCCAGACCATCGAAGCTCCCCCAGGCATCGAGGTACGGTACGGCCCCGACGGCCTTGGCGCAGCGAGGGTCGTGGTCGCCGCGATCGTCGACAACCCGGGACTGGTGCGGCTCGGTCTCACGGAGAGCGCGCTGACACTGGTGCCGACCGACAGCCTGACCGGACGTGAGGTCATCATCTCGTTCGGTGCCCAGCCCGAGGTCGACCCGGCGGAGAGCACCACGACGACCACAACCGACGAGGCCACCGACACCACGGGAACGCTCGTGACCGAGGTCACCGAGAGTGAACAAACGGCCGTCGATCTGTGCCGTTGA
- a CDS encoding UDP-glucose/GDP-mannose dehydrogenase family protein, with the protein MIGTGYVGLTTGACFAHLGHDVVCADIDEKKVERLRRGEIPIVEAGLDRLVEEGIRAGNLQFVVGAAEASKDCEFHYLCVPTPQGDDGSADLSYLQTAAAQISSVLPANSVVVNKSTVPVGSTEVVARVLGRNDVAVVSNPEFLREGTAVDDFLNPDRVVIGSADQEAAIRVAGLYSKVRAPVMVTDPVSAETIKYASNAFLASKLSFVNAIANLCEAVGADVNDVVLGMGYDHRIGKEFLKPGPGWGGSCFPKDTIAMVRIAEDHGYDFTFLREVLRVNDEQFDRTAQKVLDALADNADGEAAGRTIGVWGLTFKAGTDDLRMSPAIEVLKRVTAAGVKVKAFDPAVSESLVELPDVEVVSDAYDAVDGADLLCVMTEWDQFRWLDFDQVKDRMAGSCVVDGRNLLDRHQLTRRGFTYRGIGR; encoded by the coding sequence GTGATCGGTACGGGTTATGTTGGGTTGACGACGGGTGCGTGTTTTGCGCATTTGGGGCATGACGTGGTCTGTGCCGATATCGATGAGAAGAAGGTCGAGCGGCTGCGTCGGGGTGAGATCCCGATCGTGGAGGCTGGTTTGGATCGTCTGGTCGAGGAAGGCATTCGTGCCGGGAATCTCCAGTTCGTGGTGGGTGCTGCTGAGGCGTCGAAGGACTGCGAGTTCCACTATTTGTGTGTCCCGACCCCGCAGGGTGATGACGGTTCGGCCGATCTGTCGTATTTGCAGACCGCGGCGGCGCAGATCTCGTCGGTGTTGCCGGCGAACTCGGTGGTGGTGAACAAATCGACGGTGCCAGTGGGCTCCACCGAGGTGGTGGCCCGGGTGTTGGGCCGCAACGACGTGGCGGTGGTGTCGAACCCGGAGTTCCTTCGGGAGGGCACCGCGGTCGATGATTTCTTGAACCCGGATCGTGTGGTGATCGGTTCTGCTGATCAGGAAGCCGCGATTCGTGTCGCCGGGTTGTATTCGAAGGTGCGGGCGCCGGTGATGGTGACCGATCCGGTGTCGGCGGAGACAATCAAGTACGCGTCGAACGCTTTTCTGGCGTCGAAGTTGTCGTTCGTGAACGCGATCGCGAATTTGTGTGAGGCGGTCGGTGCGGATGTGAACGATGTGGTGTTGGGGATGGGCTATGACCATCGGATCGGGAAGGAGTTCTTGAAGCCTGGTCCGGGTTGGGGTGGTTCGTGTTTCCCGAAGGACACCATTGCGATGGTGCGGATTGCTGAGGATCACGGGTATGACTTCACGTTCTTGCGTGAGGTGTTGCGGGTGAACGATGAGCAGTTCGACCGCACTGCGCAGAAGGTGTTGGATGCGTTGGCTGACAATGCTGATGGTGAGGCTGCTGGCCGCACGATTGGTGTGTGGGGGTTGACGTTCAAGGCGGGGACCGATGATTTGCGGATGTCGCCGGCGATCGAGGTGTTGAAGCGGGTCACTGCGGCGGGTGTGAAGGTGAAGGCGTTCGATCCGGCGGTGTCGGAGTCGTTGGTCGAGTTGCCTGATGTCGAGGTGGTGTCGGATGCCTATGACGCGGTCGATGGTGCGGATTTGTTGTGTGTGATGACCGAGTGGGATCAGTTCCGCTGGTTGGATTTCGATCAGGTGAAGGATCGGATGGCGGGGTCGTGTGTTGTTGATGGCCGGAATCTGTTGGATCGGCACCAGTTGACTCGTCGTGGGTTCACCTACCGCGGGATCGGCCGCTAG
- a CDS encoding UDP-glucuronic acid decarboxylase family protein — translation MARIVVTGGAGFLGSHMCERLLDRGDEVVCLDNLATGRMVNIEHLFTREGFTFVKHDVSNHIWVPGHVDGIMHLASPASPVDFGHIPIQILKVGSLGTHNCLGMAREKGAKFHLNSTSEVYGDPLVHPQPETYWGNVNPIGPRSMYDEAKRFAEAMTMAYHSYHGIDVRIVRTFNTYGPRMRPEDGRVVSSFIIQALQNQPISIFGDGSQTRSFCYVDDQIEGQIRLFDSDYQLPVNIGNEHEFTIRELAEAVIKITNSSSELSFGPLPVDDPTQRKPDLTVARRELGWEAEVQLLDGVTKTAEHFAEVLGL, via the coding sequence ATGGCACGTATCGTCGTCACCGGCGGTGCCGGGTTCCTGGGGTCGCACATGTGTGAACGGCTCCTCGACCGCGGCGACGAGGTGGTCTGCCTCGACAACCTCGCCACCGGCCGTATGGTCAACATCGAGCACCTGTTCACACGCGAAGGCTTCACGTTCGTCAAGCACGACGTGTCGAACCACATCTGGGTGCCGGGCCACGTCGACGGCATCATGCACCTGGCCAGCCCGGCATCGCCGGTCGACTTCGGCCACATCCCCATCCAGATCTTGAAGGTGGGCAGCCTCGGCACCCACAACTGTCTGGGTATGGCCCGCGAGAAGGGCGCCAAGTTCCACCTCAACTCGACCAGCGAGGTCTACGGCGATCCGCTCGTGCATCCGCAGCCCGAGACCTATTGGGGCAATGTGAACCCGATCGGTCCGCGGTCGATGTACGACGAAGCCAAGCGGTTCGCCGAGGCCATGACGATGGCGTACCACAGCTACCACGGCATCGACGTTCGCATCGTGCGGACGTTCAACACCTACGGCCCACGGATGCGTCCTGAAGACGGTCGCGTCGTGTCGTCGTTCATCATCCAGGCGCTGCAGAACCAGCCCATCTCGATCTTTGGTGACGGCAGCCAGACCCGTAGCTTCTGTTACGTCGATGACCAGATCGAGGGCCAGATCCGCCTGTTCGACAGCGACTATCAGCTGCCGGTCAACATCGGCAACGAGCACGAATTCACGATTCGTGAACTCGCCGAGGCGGTCATCAAGATCACGAACTCGTCGAGCGAGCTCTCCTTCGGACCGCTGCCGGTCGACGATCCCACACAGCGCAAGCCTGATCTCACCGTCGCTCGACGCGAGCTCGGGTGGGAAGCGGAAGTGCAGCTGCTCGACGGGGTCACCAAGACCGCAGAGCACTTCGCCGAGGTACTCGGGCTGTAG
- a CDS encoding glycosyltransferase family 4 protein: MTQILAVVSMPPPITGQATAARMLIEALDDAGVDHVVFDTASPVDSAGVVPALRSVGRTLANVARLATTKHAGRDTIAYFQLGQGPSSILRDLPMLTVAAARRWRIIGHLHGGGWRTGLDQVPAPLRRLYLRVLERSDTIVILAPRLAVMFDGLGLSDRLRVIGNGVERHLALAAVEHPSRWSDRPTVVFLSNLMPEKGIDTFLDAARLAVEEQPALRFVVAGGADAPVDTSSWPANVVYRGVVHGADKESLLAEAQLLALPTRYWVEGEPISILEAFHFGLPVVSCDQGGIADLVGPDNGAIVPANDPVALLGAIVINTIDRERWEQVSDANRRQARSEHSLDAHLAAMFDLFGVSA; encoded by the coding sequence GTGACGCAGATCCTGGCCGTCGTCTCGATGCCCCCGCCGATCACGGGTCAGGCGACCGCCGCCCGCATGCTGATCGAGGCGCTCGACGACGCCGGCGTCGACCATGTCGTGTTCGACACCGCAAGCCCGGTCGACTCCGCCGGTGTCGTTCCGGCGCTCCGCAGTGTCGGGCGAACACTCGCCAACGTCGCTCGATTGGCAACCACCAAGCATGCCGGTCGGGACACGATCGCCTACTTCCAGCTCGGGCAGGGCCCGTCCTCGATCCTGCGCGACCTTCCGATGCTCACGGTCGCAGCAGCACGCCGCTGGCGGATCATCGGGCATCTCCACGGCGGCGGCTGGCGCACCGGCCTCGACCAGGTTCCCGCTCCACTCCGCCGCCTCTACCTCCGGGTGCTCGAGCGGTCTGACACCATCGTCATCCTCGCCCCGCGGTTGGCCGTCATGTTCGACGGCCTGGGGCTGAGCGATCGGTTGCGCGTGATCGGCAACGGCGTCGAACGGCACCTGGCGCTCGCAGCGGTGGAGCACCCGAGCCGCTGGTCGGATCGACCGACGGTGGTGTTCCTGTCGAATCTGATGCCCGAGAAGGGCATCGACACTTTCCTCGACGCCGCCCGTCTGGCGGTCGAGGAGCAGCCTGCACTGCGATTCGTCGTTGCCGGCGGCGCCGACGCACCGGTCGACACCTCCTCGTGGCCGGCCAACGTCGTTTACCGGGGCGTCGTGCATGGCGCCGACAAGGAGTCGCTGCTGGCGGAGGCGCAGCTGCTGGCCCTGCCGACGAGGTACTGGGTCGAGGGCGAGCCGATCTCGATCCTGGAGGCATTTCATTTCGGGCTGCCGGTCGTGTCGTGCGACCAAGGCGGCATCGCCGATCTCGTGGGTCCTGACAACGGCGCCATCGTGCCGGCGAATGATCCCGTCGCGCTGCTCGGCGCCATCGTCATCAACACCATCGACCGGGAGCGGTGGGAACAGGTGTCGGACGCGAATCGCCGCCAAGCCCGCTCCGAGCACTCGCTCGATGCGCACCTGGCGGCGATGTTCGATCTCTTCGGCGTGAGCGCCTGA
- a CDS encoding glycosyltransferase family 1 protein, which yields MRVAVTLTQCWHEVPGGTATAALHLVDALRRRDDVDLVGIGALGRPDTAFVPPIPTKRLHLPYQLLYEAWHRGFDAPEWVSGPVDLVHATAPMSPPVRRAPMVATLHDLFPVLEPANLTSRGVRMMTRAFELMRRDATLVMCSSQQTLDDCVDAGFEPDRLRLVPLGATPVVVTAADRDRVRRRHHIDRPYLLWVGTAEPRKNLPVLIQAFRQAAPPDHELLLVGPDGWGPEVASLFSTDDAIRHLGFVEAADLPVLYDGAEALLFPSRREGFGLPAVEAMAQGTPVVGAADTAVAEVVGATGRLLDPSDVDAWSDTVRCVASSSGDWKRQRSEEARARAGDFTWDRTAQLTVAVYAEAIEMGSR from the coding sequence GTGCGCGTCGCTGTGACCTTGACCCAATGCTGGCACGAAGTGCCGGGTGGTACGGCGACGGCGGCCCTCCATCTGGTCGATGCGCTTCGACGCCGTGACGACGTCGATCTCGTCGGCATCGGAGCATTGGGGCGACCCGACACCGCCTTCGTTCCACCGATTCCCACGAAACGTCTCCACCTTCCCTACCAGCTGCTCTACGAGGCGTGGCACCGTGGGTTCGATGCCCCGGAGTGGGTCAGCGGTCCGGTCGATCTCGTGCACGCCACAGCGCCGATGAGCCCACCCGTACGTCGGGCACCGATGGTCGCCACCCTGCACGATCTGTTCCCGGTGCTCGAACCGGCCAATCTCACGTCACGGGGCGTACGGATGATGACCCGTGCCTTCGAGTTGATGCGACGCGACGCCACACTTGTGATGTGTTCGAGCCAGCAGACGCTCGACGACTGCGTCGACGCCGGCTTCGAGCCTGACCGTCTCCGACTCGTTCCTCTTGGTGCCACCCCGGTGGTCGTGACCGCCGCCGACCGTGATCGCGTCCGACGGCGACACCACATCGATCGCCCGTACCTGCTCTGGGTCGGCACCGCCGAACCACGCAAGAACCTCCCGGTTCTGATCCAGGCCTTCCGCCAGGCTGCCCCGCCCGACCACGAATTGCTGCTCGTCGGACCCGATGGCTGGGGCCCCGAGGTGGCATCGCTCTTTTCCACCGACGATGCGATTCGGCATTTGGGCTTTGTCGAGGCGGCAGACCTTCCCGTCCTCTACGACGGCGCCGAAGCGCTGCTGTTTCCCAGCCGGCGCGAGGGCTTCGGCCTGCCGGCGGTCGAGGCCATGGCCCAGGGCACGCCGGTGGTCGGCGCAGCAGACACCGCGGTCGCCGAGGTGGTCGGCGCGACCGGACGACTTCTCGACCCGAGTGATGTCGATGCGTGGAGCGACACGGTCCGCTGCGTTGCCTCCAGCAGCGGCGACTGGAAGCGCCAGCGCAGCGAAGAGGCTCGAGCTCGCGCCGGCGACTTCACCTGGGATCGCACCGCGCAGCTGACCGTCGCGGTCTACGCCGAGGCCATCGAGATGGGATCACGGTGA
- a CDS encoding glycosyltransferase family 4 protein, whose product MRLLVLCPHFEPDLHAATGEVMTKLVFALAERGHTVDVVTSLPWYRLHDVEPEWRGKPWRRSTTTAGDIIRVWPFPTDKSNVPARAAAFAGFTAIATAAALTLERPDIVLAMSPPIFLGNAAAAVARRWKVPFIFNVQDIFPDVAVELGALSNPKVIDGAKKLERSLYRQAAAVTVLSEDQAANVRAKVDPADVDKVRIIHNFVDLDRVKVTERQNAWRAEKGLEDKTIVMYAGNVGLSQSFDLVEHAATAYADRPDVHFVINGEGAGRPAVEAWAARYDNVSTFDFVGREGVSDLLGAADLHLILLKTGLSRSSTPSKLYGIMAAGRPILASIDLGSEVDLIVARADAGRTVPPDDPASFLEALNELLAQPMEMEEMGQRARHYVEELLTPETQAAAYERLFTEMIDISGEGRAYRPNRRRDAPRRAASRAFQQHSDRRQ is encoded by the coding sequence ATGAGGCTGCTCGTTCTCTGCCCCCACTTCGAACCTGATCTGCACGCAGCGACCGGCGAGGTCATGACCAAGCTGGTGTTCGCGCTCGCCGAGCGAGGGCACACCGTCGACGTCGTCACCTCGCTCCCGTGGTACCGCCTTCACGACGTGGAGCCCGAGTGGCGGGGCAAGCCGTGGCGGCGATCCACCACGACCGCCGGTGACATCATTCGCGTGTGGCCGTTCCCGACCGACAAGTCCAACGTTCCGGCCCGGGCAGCGGCGTTCGCCGGGTTCACCGCCATCGCCACGGCTGCTGCGCTCACCCTCGAGCGGCCCGACATCGTGCTCGCCATGTCGCCTCCGATCTTCCTCGGCAATGCCGCCGCCGCGGTTGCCCGTCGCTGGAAGGTGCCGTTCATCTTCAACGTGCAGGACATCTTCCCCGACGTCGCCGTCGAACTCGGTGCGTTGAGCAACCCGAAGGTGATCGACGGGGCGAAGAAGCTCGAGCGCAGCCTGTACCGGCAGGCGGCGGCGGTCACCGTGCTCAGCGAGGATCAGGCGGCCAACGTGCGGGCGAAGGTCGACCCCGCCGACGTCGACAAGGTGCGGATCATCCACAACTTCGTCGACCTCGACCGGGTCAAGGTCACCGAGCGGCAGAACGCCTGGCGAGCCGAGAAGGGGCTCGAGGACAAGACCATCGTCATGTACGCCGGGAACGTTGGGCTGTCGCAGTCGTTCGACCTGGTCGAGCACGCCGCCACGGCCTATGCGGACCGTCCCGACGTGCACTTCGTGATCAATGGCGAAGGCGCCGGGCGACCGGCTGTCGAGGCGTGGGCTGCTCGCTACGACAACGTGAGCACATTCGACTTCGTGGGTCGCGAGGGGGTGAGCGATCTCCTCGGGGCGGCCGATCTTCACCTGATCCTGCTCAAGACCGGGCTGTCGCGATCCTCGACGCCCTCGAAGCTCTACGGGATCATGGCCGCGGGCCGACCGATCCTTGCCTCCATCGACCTGGGGTCCGAGGTCGACCTGATCGTTGCCCGGGCCGATGCCGGTCGCACGGTGCCGCCTGACGATCCCGCTTCCTTTCTCGAGGCCCTCAACGAACTGCTGGCCCAGCCGATGGAGATGGAGGAAATGGGACAACGAGCCCGTCACTACGTCGAGGAGCTCCTCACCCCGGAAACGCAGGCGGCGGCCTACGAGCGGCTGTTCACCGAGATGATCGACATCTCGGGCGAAGGACGGGCGTACCGACCGAATCGACGTCGAGACGCTCCTCGTCGTGCCGCCAGTCGAGCCTTCCAGCAGCATTCCGATCGGAGACAGTGA